The DNA region TGCCTCGTTAAACCACTTCATGTGGGTTAAGCACTGACTGGACTGGAAGATTCATTTTCATCAATGCTTATTTAAATCAGCGATGTTCCACGTCTCGATAACAACCTCCAGACATTCCAATGAGCGTTCTAGAACATGACTGAGTCAAAGAGAGGGAACACGCCACAGCGACTGTCTACCGTGAGCGGTAGATAAACTGCTGTGTGTGTAAGGTGAACGGTGGTGATTCAACACGTAGTCTTTaggaaataaaaagaaaatggagagcggATGTTCTACGGTCAGATAGGACAGCCACCCGCTGAACACAGCCAATGTTTCCTCTCCAAGGAACAACTGAGAAGGAGACAGTTTCACCatctacattttattttacattggtATTTAAATAAGTCTGTTTAATAATTAAAATGCAATCCATTCACAGTCATATTACCTCGGCCCCAACTCAGAAAAAGAAGAACATCTCTGAAAATTTGATATAAGCTCTCATTCAAGTAGTGGAAAAATTAGAATTGACATAAGACTaaggtagtacacacacacacacgagggttGTTAGAGACTTATCATCCCATTKACCCAAGGAGACGAGGGTTAAACGATTAGGAGTATAATGAAGGGACCAAGCAGGCATAAAGTCACTCACAGGTACAACGCAAAACATCAAATGAAGAGTAAAATCTTTCTTTTATATCGAGTTGAAGTTACCAGtgcaaaaaaaatcaaataaacatCCATCTCAAACCTTGTGATAYCCTCAGTCATTTCACTTACAGACTTGTATTTCAGACGAGGGAAAACCCTTGCTCAAAAAACAATTGTACAGACGAATGAAAAAGCTCTTTTTAAAAATCGTATTATAATTTCCATGGCATGACCAGTTACAGTGGTTCCTCAGGCCYGGGGTGGGCCCGGGGTACATGTAATGTTCTGGTACTACCTCCTCTTGACTGCTGGGCGGCCACTAGCCTTGCTGCCACCTACAGCCTTGCTGCTRGAGCTCTTGGAGCCGGAGAACAGCTTGGTCATGAACTCAGACACGTCAGGTAGCTCAGGGTTGGGGTTCAGCATGTTCATCGACTGCTCCATTTcctgggaagagagaggaacaaaTAAATACACATGATTAGTATCACACAGGTAAGACGTTCttcacattggtggtggatgaggtaaGTTCCCCCTTACTGTCAAGTGCTAGGCTATATATCGACGTAAGCAATACACcatttggggctcccgagtggcacagcggtctaaggcactgcatctcagtgctagaagcgtcactacagaccctggtttgattccaggcYKtatcacaaccggccgtgatttggagtMccattgggcggcgcacaatWGGCCcattgtcgtccgggtttggccatcattgtaaataagaatttgttcttaactgacttgccaaaataaatacaaaataaacctCTTGTAAGGGGGAGAGAGGCTAGGAAATGTAACAAAGAATGTATGTAACACGTCCATCAGCTGAAATTCCATATATCATTTCATTACTTGTGACATCAGAGGCTACCTATTTCACTACTACAGCCTAGAGAAGTACCAGGGTATTTACCTTCCTCATCTCAGGGTCGTTGGTATTGACAACCTTAGGTAGCAAGACGATAATCAGCAGAGGAAGGATCATCATGACCTGGGGAATAGAGACATGTATTAATCAGCAGAGGAGACCAGCTTCTATTGTTTTTTCTGATACTCGCGAGGGGGCCTCTTGTGTGTGTATTACTCACTAGTACATAACATCATGCAAATGACATGCAAAAAGGCCCTATTCAAATGTCACCTGTTAGGGTGGCATGGATACTGAAGGAGCGTTGTGACACGTTTGGGTGCATGCATGGGACAGTAAAGCAATTGCAAAACAGTAATACTATAACTACTAGCAGAGTTGGACTCTCAACCAATCACAAAGCTGCACCTTCACTTTACTCAGCATTGGACGACACAGCATGAACCTCCTACAGTACAAGCGCCAAGGAACACAGTAAACGCCGTTCTGTGTGTCAKTCACATCTGCTCATCTCACCATGGGATTCATGAGGAAGTCAGTCCACCCCCAGGTCTCTCTCTTCATGAAGTAGATGTGTGGCCCAGARGACCTCAGCTGGAGCGGGTACGGCTGGCGGATCACCTCAGACGTCTTGATGAAGTTCACCAGGCGGGCCCTGTGAAGTCACCCACAGCTTAGACATCAAGWCGTCTCCTTCCMCRCCATGTACACTAGCTATGAGCCTGGCAAAGAGGCTAGACATCAAGAGCCCTTCTCCCAGACACAGAATAACAGAAACTTTCAAGACCGACACAGCCCTA from Salvelinus sp. IW2-2015 linkage group LG14, ASM291031v2, whole genome shotgun sequence includes:
- the LOC111973152 gene encoding LOW QUALITY PROTEIN: endoplasmic reticulum membrane protein complex subunit 7 (The sequence of the model RefSeq protein was modified relative to this genomic sequence to represent the inferred CDS: deleted 2 bases in 1 codon; substituted 1 base at 1 genomic stop codon): MWLNVRLSEVCLFLQAMFILACCFSDMESGPIATSGSVQPNGDRFKIEGRAIVPGVKTQDWISSARVTVEGEEYIGFFRTDGSFVVNDVPSGSYVVEVISPGYKFEAVRVDITSKGKMRARLVNFIKTSEVIRQPYPLQLRSSGPHIYFMKRETWGWTDFLMNPMVMMILPLLIIVLLPKVVNTNDPEMRKEMEQSMNMLNPNPELPDVSEFMTKLFSGSKSSSSKAVGGSKASGRPAVKRRXYQNITCTPGTPGLRNHCNWSCHGNYNTIFKKSFFIRLYNCFLSKGFPSSEIQVCK